One Solanum lycopersicum chromosome 2, SLM_r2.1 genomic region harbors:
- the LOC101259395 gene encoding homeobox-leucine zipper protein PROTODERMAL FACTOR 2 yields MFNNHQHLLDISSSAQRTPDNELDFIRDEEFDSNSGADNMEAPNSGDDDQADPNQPPNKKKRYHRHTQNQIQEMESFYKECNHPDDKQRKELGRRLGLEPLQVKFWFQNKRTQMKAQHERCENTQLRNENEKLRAENIRYKEALSNAACPNCGGPAAIGEMSFDEHQLRIENARLRDEIDRITGIAGKYVGKSALGYSHQLPLPQPEAPRVLDLAFGPQSGLLGEMYAAGDLLRTAVTGLTDAEKPVVIELAVTAMEELIRMAQTEEPLWLPSSGSETLCEQEYARIFPRGLGPKPATLNSEASRESAVVIMNHINLVEILMDVNQWTTVFAGLVSKAMTLEVLSTGVAGNHNGALQVMTAEFQVPSPLVPTRENYFLRYCKQHGEGTWVVVDVSLDNLRTVSVPRCRRRPSGCLIQEMPNGYSRVIWVEHVEVDENAVHDIYKPLVNSGIAFGAKRWVATLDRQCERLASVLALNIPTGDVGIITSPAGRKSMLKLAERMVMSFCAGVGASTTHIWTTLSGSGADDVRVMTRKSIDDPGRPPGIVLSAATSFWLPVSPKRVFDFLRDENSRNEWDILSNGGIVQEMAHIANGRDPGNCVSLLRVNTGTNSNQSNMLILQESTTDVTGSYVIYAPVDIAAMNVVLGGGDPDYVALLPSGFAILPDGPMNYHGGGNSEIDSPGGSLLTVAFQILVDSVPTAKLSLGSVATVNSLIKCTVEKIKGAVTSANA; encoded by the exons ATGTTTAATAACCACCAGCACTTGCTCGATATATCGTCCTCAGCTCAACGAACACCTGATAACGAGTTGGATTTCATTCGTGATGAAGAGTTTGATAGCAACTCTGGTGCTGATAACATGGAAGCTCCCAATTCAGGTGATGACGATCAAGCTGATCCAAACCAACCTCCAAACAAGAAGAAGCGTTATCATCGCCACACTCAGAATCAGATTCAGGAAATGGAGTC CTTTTACAAGGAATGCAATCATCCAGATGACAAGCAAAGGAAGGAATTGGGAAGAAGACTTGGTTTGGAGCCATTACAAGTGAAATTTTGGTTCCAGAACAAGCGTACTCAGATGAAG GCTCAACATGAGCGATGTGAGAACACACAGTTGAGGAATGAAAATGAGAAGCTTCGCGCTGAGAACATAAGGTACAAAGAAGCTTTGAGTAATGCAGCATGCCCAAATTGTGGAGGGCCAGCAGCTATAGGAGAGATGTCATTTGATGAGCATCAGTTGAGGATTGAAAATGCTCGTCTTAGAGATGAG ATTGACAGGATAACTGGAATAGCTGGAAAGTATGTTGGTAAATCAGCCCTTGGATATTCTCATCAACTTCCTCTTCCTCAGCCCGAAGCTCCTCGGGTTCTGGATCTTGCTTTTGGGCCTCAATCGGGCCTGCTTGGAGAAATGTACGCTGCTGGTGACCTTCTAAGAACTGCTGTTACGGGCCTTACAGATGCTGAGAAGCCCGTGGTCATTGAGCTTGCTGTTACTGCAATGGAGGAACTTATAAGGATGGCTCAAACTGAAGAGCCATTATGGTTGCCAAGCTCAGGCTCTGAGACTTTATGTGAGCAAGAATATGCTCGTATTTTCCCTCGAGGCCTTGGACCTAAGCCAGCTACACTCAATTCTGAAGCCTCACGAGAATCTGCTGTTGTGATTATGAATCATATCAATTTAGTTGAGATTTTGATGGATGTG AACCAATGGACTACTGTTTTTGCTGGTCTGGTGTCAAAAGCAATGACTCTTGAAGTCTTATCAACTGGTGTCGCAGGAAATCACAATGGAGCATTGCAAGTG ATGACAGCAGAATTTCAAGTTCCATCTCCACTTGTTCCAACTCGGGAGAACTATTTCTTAAGATACTGTAAACAACATGGTGAAGGGACTTGGGTAGTGGTTGATGTTTCCCTGGACAACTTGCGCACTGTTTCAGTTCCGCGTTGCAGAAGAAGGCCATCTGGTTGTTTAATCCAAGAAATGCCAAATGGTTACTCAAGG GTTATATGGGTTGAACACGTTGAGGTGGATGAAAATGCTGTCCATGACATCTACAAACCTCTTGTCAATTCTGGGATTGCATTTGGAGCAAAACGCTGGGTAGCAACTTTAGATAGACAATGTGAACGCCTTGCAAGTGTGTTGGCGCTTAACATCCCAACAGGAGATGTTGGAA TCATTACTAGTCCAGCTGGTCGAAAGAGTATGCTAAAACTTGCTGAGAGAATGGTGATGAGCTTTTGTGCTGGAGTTGGTGCATCGACAACTCACATATGGACAACTTTGTCTGGAAGTGGTGCGGATGATGTTAGAGTCATGACTAGGAAGAGTATCGATGATCCAGGGAGACCTCCTGGTATTGTGCTGAGTGCTGCAACATCTTTTTGGCTTCCAGTTTCTCCTAAGAGAGTGTTTGATTTTCTCCGCGATGAGAACTCTAGAAATGAG TGGGATATTCTTTCAAATGGTGGGATTGTTCAGGAAATGGCACACATTGCAAATGGTCGTGATCCAGGAAACTGTGTTTCTCTACTCCGTGTCAAT ACTGGAACAAACTCTAACCAGAGTAACATGCTGATACTCCAAGAGAGCACAACTGATGTAACAGGATCTTACGTCATTTACGCTCCAGTTGATATTGCTGCAATGAACGTGGTGTTAGGTGGGGGTGACCCTGACTATGTTGCTCTGTTGCCATCTGGTTTTGCTATTCTTCCAGACGGACCGATGAATTATCATGGTGGAGGTAATTCAGAAATTGATTCTCCTGGTGGATCGCTACTAACTGTAGCATTTCAGATATTGGTTGATTCAGTCCCAACTGCAAAGCTTTCCCTTGGCTCTGTTGCGACTGTTAATAGTCTCATCAAATGCACCGTTGAAAAGATCAAAGGTGCTGTAACTTCCGCAAATGCATGA
- the LOC101258121 gene encoding vacuolar protein sorting-associated protein 28 homolog 2 isoform X1, which yields MSQAKEYRDNTPFSLLFLITCNTLPIIQSPVFHLLLYLTKTSIFARVPSSSPTFLTKVKILLPTPMEVKLWNDKREREMYENFAELFAIIKATEKLEKAYVRDIISPAEYEAECQKLIAHFKTLSSTLKDTVPSIERFHDTYKMDCPAALNRLVTSGVPATVEHRAAAATSSASSASVVAECVQNFITAMDSLKLNMIAVDQVHPLLSDLSSSLNKLLILPSDFEGKTKMREWLSRLSKMGAADELTEQQARQLHFDLESSYNSFMAALPSAGT from the exons ATGTCGCAAGCAAAAGAGTACAGAGACAATACCCCTTTCTCTCTCTTATTCTTGATTACCTGCAACACTCTTCCCATTATTCAAAGTCCCGTCTTTCACCTTCTTCTTTACC TGACAAAGACTAGCATCTTTGCGCGTGTCCCATCCTCTTCTCCAACCTTTTTGACAAAGGTCAAAATATTGTTGCCAACTCCCATGGAGGTTAAACTATGGAATGATAAGCGGGAAAGAGAAATGTACGAAAACTTTGCAGAGCTCTTTGCTATAATAAAGGCAACCGAAAAGCTCGAGAAGGCTTATGTTCGTGACATCATTTCACCAGCTGAATATGAAGCTGAATGCCAGAAGTTGATTGCTCATTTCAAAACTTTATCTTCCACGTTGAAAGATACCGTACCTAGCATTGAGCGATTTCATGACACCTACAAAATGGATTGCCCTGCTGCCTTAAACCGGCTTGTGACCTCTGGGGTGCCTGCCACTGTGGAGCACCGTGCCGCCGCTGCTACATCATCTGCATCCTCAGCTTCTGTTGTGGCTGAGTGTGTGCAGAACTTCATCACTGCGATGGACTCTTTGAAGCTGAATATGATTGCTGTAGACCAGGTCCATCCCCTTTTGTCAGACCTATCATCTTCCCTTAATAAACTTTTAATACTTCCATCTGATTTTGAGGGGAAGACAAAGATGAGAGAGTGGCTCTCAAGGCTGTCAAAAATGGGAGCTGCAGATGAGTTGACAGAACAGCAGGCCCGTCAACTCCATTTCGATCTTGAATCATCATACAATTCTTTCATGGCGGCACTGCCCTCTGCTGGAACTTAA
- the LOC101258121 gene encoding vacuolar protein sorting-associated protein 28 homolog 2 isoform X2 — protein MEVKLWNDKREREMYENFAELFAIIKATEKLEKAYVRDIISPAEYEAECQKLIAHFKTLSSTLKDTVPSIERFHDTYKMDCPAALNRLVTSGVPATVEHRAAAATSSASSASVVAECVQNFITAMDSLKLNMIAVDQVHPLLSDLSSSLNKLLILPSDFEGKTKMREWLSRLSKMGAADELTEQQARQLHFDLESSYNSFMAALPSAGT, from the coding sequence ATGGAGGTTAAACTATGGAATGATAAGCGGGAAAGAGAAATGTACGAAAACTTTGCAGAGCTCTTTGCTATAATAAAGGCAACCGAAAAGCTCGAGAAGGCTTATGTTCGTGACATCATTTCACCAGCTGAATATGAAGCTGAATGCCAGAAGTTGATTGCTCATTTCAAAACTTTATCTTCCACGTTGAAAGATACCGTACCTAGCATTGAGCGATTTCATGACACCTACAAAATGGATTGCCCTGCTGCCTTAAACCGGCTTGTGACCTCTGGGGTGCCTGCCACTGTGGAGCACCGTGCCGCCGCTGCTACATCATCTGCATCCTCAGCTTCTGTTGTGGCTGAGTGTGTGCAGAACTTCATCACTGCGATGGACTCTTTGAAGCTGAATATGATTGCTGTAGACCAGGTCCATCCCCTTTTGTCAGACCTATCATCTTCCCTTAATAAACTTTTAATACTTCCATCTGATTTTGAGGGGAAGACAAAGATGAGAGAGTGGCTCTCAAGGCTGTCAAAAATGGGAGCTGCAGATGAGTTGACAGAACAGCAGGCCCGTCAACTCCATTTCGATCTTGAATCATCATACAATTCTTTCATGGCGGCACTGCCCTCTGCTGGAACTTAA